A single window of Ignavibacteriota bacterium DNA harbors:
- a CDS encoding alpha/beta hydrolase, whose product MSDNLNSYIINSDEIVGDIEYLHEFYSVNLKNERDIIILLPPSYNISAKRYPVLYMQDGQNLFNPITSYIGYDWKVDEVLSKLFASKIVEEIIVVGIYNYKDRFDEYNYFSEKGKKYASFLIKELKSFIDENYRTFPFASQTAVMGSSLGGLFSFQLFWNFPKIFGKAACLSNSFWVNEGEIFRMIKNVPLNITDKLKLYIDCGSEESELINDFIKMTEYLLENNFKDSLNFKSYLDIGGKHTESDWAKRLHLPLEFLFGKNERREDQ is encoded by the coding sequence ATGAGTGATAATCTCAATTCATATATAATTAATTCAGATGAGATCGTTGGCGATATTGAATATCTTCATGAATTTTACAGCGTAAATTTAAAGAACGAACGAGATATAATAATTTTACTTCCGCCATCTTATAATATAAGCGCTAAACGCTATCCGGTTTTATATATGCAGGATGGACAAAATCTTTTCAATCCAATTACGTCTTACATTGGATATGACTGGAAGGTAGATGAAGTTTTAAGCAAATTGTTCGCGTCAAAAATTGTTGAAGAAATTATTGTAGTAGGTATTTATAATTATAAAGATCGATTTGACGAATATAATTATTTTTCGGAAAAAGGGAAAAAGTACGCAAGTTTTCTTATTAAGGAATTAAAATCATTTATAGATGAAAATTATAGAACATTTCCTTTTGCTTCTCAAACAGCCGTAATGGGTTCTTCCTTAGGCGGATTGTTTTCATTTCAGTTATTTTGGAATTTTCCTAAAATATTTGGGAAAGCAGCGTGTTTATCCAATTCTTTTTGGGTTAATGAAGGTGAAATATTCCGCATGATCAAAAATGTTCCATTGAATATTACTGATAAATTAAAATTATACATTGACTGCGGAAGTGAGGAAAGTGAATTGATTAATGATTTTATTAAGATGACTGAATACCTACTTGAGAATAATTTTAAAGATTCTTTAAACTTCAAATCATATTTAGATATTGGAGGCAAGCACACTGAAAGTGATTGGGCGAAAAGACTTCATTTACCGTTGGAATTTTTATTTGGAAAGAATGAGAGACGCGAAGATCAATAA
- a CDS encoding saccharopine dehydrogenase family protein yields the protein MKVLVLGAGLVGRPMAMDLSQDEKFEVAIADINKKNLEKISDEFNIQKIESDLSNKIDLRELLQNYDIVLNAVPGFMGFETLKEIITAGKNVVDIAFSPEDTIQLDELAKSKNVTALVDCGVAPGMSNLLAGYAYSILDETETILIYVGGLPSVREYPFEYKAPFSPIDVIEEYTRPARYVENGNLIIKPALSDPELMNFPEVGTLEAFNSDGLRSLAFTLNVPNMKEKTLRYPGHIEKMKILREVGFFSSNEIEIKGNKIKPIDLTSKLLFPMWELKSGDEEFTIMKIIVEGEKENKKLRYVYNLLDRYDSKSKVHSMARTTGYTATTAIRMLAEGLFEQKGVYPPEFIGQNQDCVNFMLKGLQERGVYYDQVIENI from the coding sequence ATGAAAGTTTTAGTATTGGGTGCGGGTTTGGTTGGCAGACCAATGGCAATGGATCTTTCGCAAGATGAAAAATTTGAAGTTGCAATCGCTGATATAAATAAGAAAAATCTTGAGAAAATTTCAGATGAATTTAATATTCAAAAAATAGAAAGCGACTTATCTAATAAAATAGATTTAAGAGAACTGCTTCAAAATTACGATATTGTCTTAAATGCCGTACCCGGTTTTATGGGATTTGAAACTTTAAAGGAAATAATTACCGCGGGAAAAAATGTTGTCGATATAGCATTTTCGCCTGAGGATACAATTCAGCTTGATGAATTGGCAAAAAGTAAAAATGTAACGGCACTTGTTGATTGCGGCGTTGCTCCCGGAATGAGCAATTTATTAGCGGGCTATGCGTATTCAATTTTGGATGAAACCGAAACAATTTTAATTTACGTGGGCGGTTTACCGAGTGTGAGAGAATATCCGTTTGAATATAAAGCTCCGTTTTCACCGATTGATGTAATTGAGGAATATACACGTCCCGCAAGATATGTTGAAAATGGAAACTTAATAATCAAGCCGGCTTTATCCGATCCGGAATTAATGAATTTCCCGGAAGTTGGAACTTTGGAAGCATTTAACAGCGACGGATTAAGATCTTTGGCGTTTACTTTAAATGTTCCAAATATGAAGGAAAAAACTCTGCGGTACCCCGGACATATTGAAAAAATGAAAATATTGCGTGAAGTCGGTTTTTTTAGCTCAAATGAAATTGAAATTAAAGGAAATAAAATAAAACCGATAGATTTAACGAGTAAACTATTATTTCCGATGTGGGAATTAAAAAGCGGTGACGAAGAATTCACAATTATGAAAATTATTGTAGAAGGTGAAAAAGAAAACAAAAAATTAAGATATGTCTATAATTTGCTTGATAGATATGATTCAAAATCCAAAGTTCACTCAATGGCAAGAACAACCGGATATACGGCAACAACCGCAATTAGAATGCTGGCTGAAGGTTTATTTGAACAAAAGGGAGTTTATCCGCCGGAGTTTATCGGACAAAATCAAGATTGTGTGAATTTTATGCTGAAGGGATTGCAGGAAAGAGGAGTTTATTACGATCAGGTAATTGAAAACATTTAG